A DNA window from Trypanosoma brucei brucei TREU927 chromosome 10, whole genome shotgun sequence contains the following coding sequences:
- a CDS encoding SNARE protein, putative produces the protein MHGVEVSAENQLRQVKSDIALLNHYLSEAEKGHEMPCEELNERIERTQRILRSLSDGRVDYQLDSVSGGVGAPSLLQGTVPHTRVVGKQGVSNLQRRTAQQLLSELSLIESSLQRLNHKAEKHNMYLSEVDQLMGSLRNNGTHDDVSALQHAERERASLQYARARVQAMINESNSVMKALQDQGRSLESTNSRVADILESLGVSNSTTLQILRRNKVDAWLVYGGIALTLLFIYLIW, from the coding sequence ATGCATGGAGTTGAGGTATCAGCGGAGAATCAACTGCGTCAAGTAAAGAGCGACATTGCTCTGCTCAACCATTACCTTAGCGAGGCTGAAAAGGGTCATGAAATGCCATGTGAAGAACTGAATGAGCGTATAGAAAGGACACAGAGGATCCTCCGTAGTCTTTCAGATGGTCGAGTAGATTACCAACTTGATTCCGttagtggtggtgttggcgcCCCCTCTTTATTGCAGGGCACAGTACCTCACACACGGGTAGTGGGGAAGCAAGGAGTGAGTAACCTGCAACGCCGCACGGCCCAACAACTTCTCTCTGAGCTGAGTCTTATTGAGTCTTCACTACAACGCTTGAACCATAAGGCAGAAAAGCATAACATGTATTTGTCCGAAGTAGATCAGCTCATGGGCTCCCTACGAAACAATGGAACTCATGATGACGTCTCGGCACTTCAGCACGCTGAGCGAGAGCGCGCATCTCTCCAGTACGCTCGAGCCAGAGTCCAGGCGATGATCAATGAGAGTAATTCTGTGATGAAAGCTCTTCAGGATCAGGGAAGGAGTTTGGAGTCAACCAACAGCAGAGTTGCGGATATTTTGGAGTCCCTTGGTGTCTCTAACTCAACTACTCTACAAATCCTGCGGCGCAATAAAGTTGATGCATGGCTTGTATATGGCGGTATTGCACTCACGTTGCTGTTTATCTATCTGATATGGTAG
- a CDS encoding ABC transporter, putative: MAKPKYLKKKQEAAAAAAAAEQQKKEQDGDPSVAKGAGAPDEEPKSSGAMVAFANPVFRDGVSDILVEKIDISYQGVHILENATLNLVAGHRYGLVGPNGCGKSTLLKVLGCHEIPFPKHVDRYFVSHEVEASDMSAIDAVVSVDKEKELLEKEIEELALADQEDPVVTQRMDDIYKRLDELDADTALARAGKILFGLGFTPEMQLRPTKSFSGGWRMRISLAQALFINPTVLLLDEPTNHLDIEAVVWLENYLSKFKKILFMVSHSQDFMNSVCTKVAHMARGKLDYYDGNYDQYCITRAEKESNQMRRFQWEQNQIKSMKEYIARFGHGSAKLARQAQSKEKTLARMTRGGLTENVAKDRQVNFWFPCAGPLPPPMLQFREVSFAYPGRDPLFQDLELGVDMESRICLVGPNGAGKTTLTKLMCRELEPTTGYVAKNAHCIIARFHQHFVDQIDLSLSPLEWMGQEYPTVTDPNILRSALGRFGVSGKLQMTPMNTLSDGQKSRVVFSWMAFKTPHLMILDEPTNHLDIESIDALADAVNSFEGAVVVVSHDLRLIAQIAEEIWIVDQGKCRKFDGDIADYKEHVQREVNRMTEDYANRK, encoded by the coding sequence ATGGCCAAACCGAAGTAcctaaaaaagaagcaagaagccgctgcagcggcggcggcagctgagcagcaaaaaaaggaacaagatGGGGATCCGTCAGTGGCGAAAGGCGCAGGTGCTCCGGATGAGGAACCAAAGAGCTCCGGTGCGATGGTGGCGTTCGCGAATCCCGTGTTCCGTGACGGTGTGAGCGATATTCTTGTGGAAAAAATCGATATTAGCTACCAGGGAGTTCATATTCTGGAGAATGCCACCTTGAACCTGGTTGCGGGACACCGTTATGGTCTTGTGGGTCCTAATGGATGCGGTAAGTCAACTTTGTTGAAGGTTCTTGGCTGTCACGAAATACCGTTTCCCAAACATGTTGATAGGTATTTTGTGTCGCATGAGGTCGAAGCATCCGATATGTCAGCTATTGACGCAGTAGTGTCCGTggacaaggaaaaggagctGCTGGAGAAAGAAATAGAGGAGTTGGCGCTTGCAGATCAGGAGGATCCTGTAGTGACGCAGCGTATGGATGACATTTACAAGCGCCTGGATGAGTTGGATGCCGACACTGCGCTAGCGCGCGCAGGGAAAATATTGTTTGGTCTTGGCTTTACGCCAGAGATGCAGTTACGGCCGACGAAGTCATTTTCTGGTGGGTGGCGTATGCGCATTTCCCTAGCTCAGGCGCTGTTCATTAATCCAACAGTTCTTCTTCTTGACGAACCAACGAACCATCTCGACATTGAGGCCGTGGTGTGGTTGGAGAACTATCTCTCCAAGTTCAAGAAAATTCTTTTCATGGTATCCCACTCGCAGGATTTCATGAATAGCGTCTGCACCAAGGTGGCTCATATGGCCCGGGGGAAGCTCGATTACTACGACGGAAACTACGACCAGTACTGCATAACGCGTGCAGAAAAGGAGAGTAACCAGATGCGCCGCTTTCAGTGGGAACAGAACCAGATTAAGAGCATGAAAGAGTATATTGCCCGTTTCGGTCATGGTAGTGCAAAGCTTGCACGGCAGGCCCAGTCAAAGGAAAAGACGCTTGCCCGTATGACACGTGGTGGCCTCACTGAAAATGTGGCCAAAGACAGGCAAGTAAACTTTTGGTTCCCCTGCGCGGGACCGCTTCCCCCGCCGATGCTTCAGTTCCGAGAGGTGTCTTTTGCCTACCCAGGGCGTGACCCTCTTTTCCAGGACCTTGAACTTGGAGTAGACATGGAATCACGTATCTGTCTTGTTGGACCGAATGGTGCAGGGAAGACAACCCTGACAAAGCTAATGTGCCGTGAGCTGGAACCCACAACTGGTTATGTTGCTAAGAATGCTCACTGCATCATTGCTCGTTTCCATCAGCACTTCGTGGATCAAATCGATTTGTCCCTTTCGCCGCTAGAATGGATGGGACAAGAGTACCCAACGGTGACCGACCCCAATATACTGCGCAGCGCGCTCGGACGATTTGGTGTATCCGGCAAGCTTCAGATGACACCCATGAACACCCTTTCGGACGGCCAGAAGTCAAGAGTGGTCTTTTCCTGGATGGCATTCAAAACGCCTCACTTGATGATTCTTGACGAGCCAACAAACCACCTTGATATTGAGTCCATTGACGCTTTGGCCGATGCGGTTAACAGTTTTGAGGGTgctgtggtggtggtttccCACGATCTCCGCCTCATCGCGCAGATTGCCGAAGAAATTTGGATTGTGGACCAGGGGAAATGCCGCAAGTTTGATGGTGACATCGCCGACTACAAGGAACATGTCCAGCGTGAAGTCAACCGTATGACAGAAGACTACGCCAACCGGAAGTGA
- a CDS encoding transporter, putative, with translation MAIWACIARSGLVVSKIIACSGLSYFISHFFSWTEKSVGGFADVSLMIFLPSLTFVSITKFENAERAYMFLWAAIFACVPRILALASATLLRCAYPTRWHGLVMLSCVLQNSFTFGLGTLFMLKGIPWFTNEVGEEAIAFFLCYSTVNFLVCWLTAELIVRPYAKAPVAVLSACAQEKAEGCEREMSCREEENRCGIVKDTATSDNRLRTTRETGATPPLYAPKGEPTRVSANEAGEQCAPTSGGGSDDVIHNSASSSCFSVKTLKLVLGVIRKPLIVTTVIAIIVSMTPIRRVLHVPVLGTTLVGGMKLVAYGTLPLHFLLLGYEAGRTWKVHATTASERADAAQGDSRDGHGEVSGWETSAGRRDSDDTQIKTFVLAFALAFNAHVVVPLLCFLIILAFKTYDLIPTSKSFLLAIFVGSCAPSAIDPFLICSNNALLPLAYSKIMHVMVLSGGLTTFAWLSVYLCVLEE, from the coding sequence ATGGCAATCTGGGCATGTATTGCACGCTCCGGGTTGGTCGTTTCGAAGATTATAGCATGTTCCGGACTTAGCTACTTCATATctcactttttctcttggaCTGAGAAGAGCGTAGGGGGGTTTGCGGATGTCTCGCTCAtgattttccttccctccctcacctttgtgagCATTACCAAATTTGAAAATGCAGAACGTGCTTACATGTTTCTTTGGGCAGCGATATTTGCCTGTGTGCCTCGAATATTGGCCCTGGCATCTGCTACACTACTCAGGTGTGCTTACCCAACCAGGTGGCACGGCCTAGTTATGCTGAGCTGCGTCCTGCAGAACAGTTTCACATTTGGTCTCGGAACACTTTTTATGCTCAAGGGGATTCCATGGTTCACTAATGAAGTAGGAGAGGAGGCGattgcattttttctttgttacaGCACCGTCAACTTTCTGGTTTGCTGGCTTACCGCAGAGTTGATTGTGAGGCCTTACGCGAAGGCACCTGTAGCTGTTCTGTCTGCGTGCGCTCAGGAAAAAGCAGAGGGTTGTGAGAGAGAAATGTCGTGTCGAGAGGAGGAGAACAGATGCGGGATTGTGAAGGATACCGCCACCTCCGATAATCGGCTTCGGACAACGCGGGAAACGGGTGCAACGCCTCCACTCTACGCGCCTAAAGGGGAACCAACCCGTGTGTCTGCCAATGAAGCAGGAGAGCAGTGCGCCCCGACCAGCGGCGGAGGGTCGGATGATGTGATTCACAACAGTGCGTCCTCTTCATGTTTTTCCGTCAAAACGCTCAAACTGGTGCTGGGCGTTATTAGAAAACCGTTGATTGTCACCACTGTTATTGCCATTATTGTCAGCATGACACCAATTCGAAGGGTTCTACACGTCCCAGTTCTGGGAACGACGTTGGTTGGGGGCATGAAGTTGGTGGCTTACGGAACCCTgccgcttcattttcttctgctgGGCTACGAAGCTGGACGCACGTGGAAGGTACATGCGACTACGGCTTCTGAGAGGGCAGACGCAGCGCAGGGAGATTCTAGAGATGGCCATGGTGAAGTCTCTGGTTGGGAGACTTCGGCGGGGCGGCGAGATAGCGATGATACACAGATAAAGACTTTTGTGCTAGCTTTCGCTTTGGCCTTCAATGCACACGTCGTAGTACCTCTGTTGTGCTTCCTCATTATATTAGCATTCAAAACGTACGATCTCATACCAACATCTAAGAGTTTCCTTCTCGCCATTTTTGTTGGTTCGTGTGCCCCTTCTGCCATTGATCCCTTCCTTATTTGCTCCAACAACGCCTTGCTGCCGCTTGCTTACTCAAAGATTATGCATGTAATGGTTCTCAGCGGTGGTTTAACTACATTTGCGTGGCTTTCGGTTTATTTGTGCGTCTTGgaggaataa
- a CDS encoding signal recognition particle protein, putative translates to MSDVSKFVRQLERLVETGAEPSKILPAIDKILFVGSKNTFALRCKVVCLLHQDKHAAALATLEQLAATDPSLGNKSQEYAFHKAYCHYRLFDDRQAQMVLSRAPHTANHVPSQHLLAQAHYRLEEFEEAANIYEELLKNERFRDEQEKAELLTNYTAACTAMDVQRTQAIVRSADVKNADMLYNVATAQLEVQDYAAATQTLKQAEMVCARAHPESQLRSFEDVCSKVDDELRALLDAKGSPERAFFDDVANIWVQMAFVHHAIHHEEKAAALLTFVLKYRPPSEVTLAVASINWAAIQRHKDFFDTYRKLKSAQNPAVNNRLTSRQRLLVHYNIAMLLLNTGNFTRFKRQVELVASDYPDADLTHALKLALAVGETKKKKQSGDKTVSEYLDNYKKSVAAQQQQQQRKPAVGRMLPLIAAQIFLDNSDLERAIESLSSAADDIQRRPCTLMTLFTWKVQLGDISGGKQLLKEYAGAAMKNVDVVKTITLWAVRFLSARGLYADGVDVIQDAQRVAAALQQDREVLALMALCLSYYDMQAARSCIAGIPDADNKTGAPSGKITSSFIKELEAQQPSRQRIESFGYRRVVEDDEEGDGGPKAKRAGRRARPMRRPPKNAESRIDPERWIPMSHRSYIKDLPERRKRELKRLRAIEQEQKRRLAEKRKVATATADPSS, encoded by the coding sequence ATGAGTGATGTGAGTAAGTTCGTGAGGCAACTGGAGCGGCTGGTTGAAACCGGGGCGGAACCGTCGAAGATTCTCCCCGCCATTGACAAGATACTCTTTGTGGGATCAAAAAATACATTTGCGCTACGTTGCAAGGTGGTATGTCTGCTTCATCAAGACAAGCACGCGGCCGCGCTGGCTACACTTGAACAGTTGGCTGCGACCGATCCATCATTAGGCAACAAGTCGCAAGAGTACGCATTCCACAAAGCCTATTGCCACTATAGGTTATTTGATGACAGGCAGGCACAAATGGTTCTCAGCCGCGCCCCGCACACGGCAAATCACGTGCCTTCACAACATTTGCTTGCTCAAGCACACTACCGCCTAGAAGAATTCGAAGAAGCCGCTAACATATACGAGGAACTTcttaaaaatgaaagattCCGTGACGAGCAGGAAAAGGCGGAATTGCTCACAAACTATACTGCCGCCTGCACAGCGATGGACGTTCAGCGGACACAGGCAATTGTCCGCTCCGCTGATGTTAAAAATGCGGATATGTTGTATAACGTAGCTACAGCGCAGCTTGAGGTGCAGGACTATGCTGCTGCCACACagacgctaaagcaagcggAGATGGTGTGCGCTCGAGCACACCCGGAAAGCCAACTGCGGTCCTTCGAAGATGTGTGCTCGAAGGTTGATGACGAGCTCCGCGCATTATTAGATGCGAAGGGATCACCAGAGCGCGCGTTCTTCGACGACGTGGCCAACATATGGGTGCAGATGGCATTTGTGCACCATGCTATCCACCATGAGGAGAAGGCAGCGGCGCTGCTAACCTTTGTCCTGAAGTATCGTCCCCCATCGGAGGTGACTCTAGCCGTCGCCTCCATTAACTGGGCGGCTATTCAGCGTCACAAAGATTTCTTCGACACCTACCGAAAACTGAAGTCAGCTCAAAACCCAGCAGTGAATAATCGCCTAACATCACGTCAGCGGCTGCTGGTCCACTACAACATTGCGATGCTGCTACTGAACACAGGAAACTTTACAAGATTCAAGCGGCAGGTGGAGTTGGTTGCTAGTGATTACCCTGATGCAGACCTCACACATGCACTAAAACTCGCTCTGGCAGTCGGTGagacaaagaagaagaaacagtcCGGGGACAAAACAGTGAGCGAGTACTTGGACAACTACAAAAAGAGCGTAGCagcgcaacagcagcagcaacagcgaaAGCCCGCGGTGGGACGAATGCTTCCTCTCATTGCAGCGCAGATATTCCTTGATAACAGCGACTTGGAACGTGCCATCGAGTCACTTTCCTCCGCCGCCGATGATATACAGCGGAGGCCGTGCACCCTTATGACGCTGTTCACGTGGAAGGTGCAATTGGGTGACATTTCTGGTGGAAAGCAACTTCTGAAAGAGTATGCTGGGGCTGCAATGAAGAATGTAGATGTCGTCAAGACCATCACATTATGGGCTGTACGGTTCCTATCCGCTAGGGGGCTGTATGCCGATGGTGTCGATGTCATTCAGGACGCACAAAGGGTTGCTGCAGCACTCCAGCAGGACAGGGAAGTGCTCGCCCTCATGGCACTCTGTCTTTCGTATTATGACATGCAGGCCGCTCGGTCTTGCATCGCGGGTATACCTGATGCTGACAATAAAACAGGCGCACCGTCAGGCAAGATAACTTCCTCATTCATTAAAGAGCTCGAAGCTCAACAACCTTCGCGGCAGCGGATTGAATCCTTTGGGTATCGGCGAGTGGTTGAGGATGACGAGGAGGGCGATGGTGGACCGAAGGCGAAACGAGCGGGTCGCAGGGCGCGTCCAATGCGTAGGCCACCAAAGAATGCGGAGAGCCGAATTGACCCGGAACGATGGATTCCAATGTCACACCGCTCGTACATAAAGGACTTGCCAGAGCGCAGGAAGCGGGAGCTGAAGCGCCTACGCGCCATCGAGCAGGAACAAAAGCGGCGGCTTgcggaaaagaggaaagtggCTACGGCCACAGCAGACCCGTCGTCGTAG
- a CDS encoding GDP-mannose 4,6 dehydratase, putative, with protein MSARRLALITGITGQDGSYLAELLLKKGYDVHGIVRRSSSLNTGRIDHLVGNAHLHLHYGDMTDGAGLHQIVSRVRPHEVYNLAAQSHVKISFETPVYTGETDALGTAKILEAIRSTGLEKTCRFYQASSSELYGNVQEAPQTERTPFYPRSPYAVAKLYSHWITVNYRESYDMFASNGILFNHESPRRGEAFVTKKIVRAAVRITRGMQKELFLGNVNAVRDWGHAKDYVHGMWLILQADKPDDWVLATGKQHSVKEFCNLAFQRLGVNLAWAGSGLDEIAYDRGCALRTPIVRIDSRLFRPAEVETLVGNPEKAARELGWKITYSFEQLVEDMVEAELREMDGNKGCERLAGKCITAETS; from the coding sequence ATGTCAGCACGTCGACTGGCTCTCATTACGGGGATCACTGGGCAAGACGGCTCGTACCTTGCGGAGCTTCTCCTTAAGAAAGGCTATGACGTGCACGGCATTGTGCGACGTTCCTCCTCATTGAATACCGGCCGTATCGACCACCTTGTGGGTAACGCGCATTTGCATCTGCATTACGGAGATATGACGGACGGTGCGGGGTTACATCAGATCGTTTCTAGGGTTAGACCTCATGAAGTGTACAATCTTGCAGCACAGTCGCATGTAAAGATCTCTTTTGAGACTCCAGTTTACACTGGAGAGACGGATGCACTGGGTACGGCAAAGATCCTCGAGGCTATACGTTCCACCGGCTTAGAGAAAACATGCAGATTTTATCAGGCTAGTAGTAGTGAATTGTATGGGAATGTCCAAGAGGCCCCGCAGACGGAGAGGACCCCATTTTATCCACGGAGCCCGTACGCTGTGGCCAAACTGTATTCACATTGGATTACTGTAAACTATCGTGAGTCGTATGATATGTTTGCCTCTAACGGAATACTGTTCAACCATGAGTCCCCACGTCGAGGCGAAGCGTTTGTCACAAAGAAAATCGTTCGGGCTGCGGTGCGCATAACGAGGGGTATGCAAAAGGAGTTGTTTTTGGGTAATGTAAATGCGGTGCGGGACTGGGGTCATGCAAAAGACTACGTACATGGCATGTGGCTCATCCTACAGGCAGATAAGCCAGATGATTGGGTGTTAGCTACTGGCAAGCAGCACAGTGTGAAAGAGTTCTGCAACCTCGCATTTCAGCGGTTAGGTGTCAACCTGGCGTGGGCGGGTAGCGGGCTAGATGAGATAGCATATGATAGAGGCTGCGCGCTGAGGACCCCCATCGTTCGCATTGACTCGAGGCTCTTTCGTCCTGCTGAGGTGGAAACGCTTGTCGGCAACCCTGAGAAGGCTGCACGTGAACTGGGTTGGAAAATTACCTACAGTTTTGAGCAGCTTGTGGAAGATATGGTGGAAGCGGAGTTGCGCGAAATGGACGGCAACAAAGGGTGTGAACGCTTGGCAGGGAAGTGCATTACCGCCGAAACCAGCTGA